A stretch of DNA from Virgibacillus proomii:
AATCATGCTCCTAACGTTCCAAATGTTCAAGCTGATGATAATAAAAATATTGTAGAAGGAATAAATTCTTCTATGGAGTATAGTGTGGATAATGGAGAAACATGGGTAAGATATTCAGAAAGCAATCCACCTACGTTTATAAGTGATATGGATGTATTAGTAAGAATTGCAGGTAAAGGTGTAATTCCTCCTAGTGATTATAAAGAATTAAGCTTTACATCTAAAATTACGATTCCTCTTTATAAAGAGTTTCATCCAATGGATTATATTACAGTAAAAGATCCGGATGGAAAAGATATTCGTAGCAATATTGAAGTAGTGAAAAATACGGTAGATGTAAATAAAAAAGGGATATATTCTGTTACCTATAAAATTTCACAAGGTGATGATGAAACAACCATTACAAAAGAAGTAGAAGTAGTAAGTGATATGGATTACTTAAGTGATCTTGATTATAAGAGCGGAAAGAGCGGATGGAGAAGCATTAAGAAAGATACGAATGTTAGCGGTGGTCCTATTGTTTTACATTCAAAATATGGAAAAGATACCTTTAAAAAGGGTATAACAGCTCATGCAGCCTCAGAGATAATATATAATGTGGAAAATACTGGATATACCAATTTCCAAAGTTATGTTGGGCTAGATGATACTGCATACAACTCAGGAGCTAGTGTTATATTTAAAGTTTACGTAGATGGAGATTTAAAATATGATTCTGGAGTTGTTACTTCAAAAACTCCATATAAATATGTAAATGTTGATATTAAAGATGCAAAAGAAGTAAAACTTGTAGTAGATTCAAATGGAAATAACAATTCTGATCATTCCGTATGGGCAGATGCTAAGTTTGTATCAAAAGATTCAGCACCTGTCATTGAAGCTACTAATGTAGCTTATGAAAAAGATGATGTGGTTCATTTTGATGAAATCCTAAAAAAAGTTAAAGCAACAGATATGGAAGATGGAGATTTAACTTCAAAGGTTACGTATACTACAAATTATAAAAAAGGAAGCACAGGAAACTTTGATATTGTGTACAGCGTAACAGATAGTGAAGGGTACAAAACAGAAAAGACTGTAAAGCTTATCGTAGTAAATAGCAGCATATATGTATCAGATACGGATTGGGTATCAGCAAAATCAGGATGGGGCAGTACTAAAAAGGATTTAACCATTAGTGGTACACCGCTTCGTCTCTGGGATGGGGAAAAAGAAGTCACTTATGAAAAAGGGATAGGAACGCATGCTTATTCAGAGACTATTTATGATTTAACTGGTAAAGATTATGGCTATTTTACAAGTTATGTAGGTGGGTCTAGAGATGGTAATAACAGGACCTCTGTAGTATTCAAGGTTTATGTAGATGGAAAGCTAGTAAAAGAAACGGAGGTTATGAAAAAAGATACAGCTCAAGAATTTATAAAGGTGAACATTGCTGGCGCAAAACAATTAAAATTAGTGGTTACAGATGGCGGCAATGGAGGGGGAAATGACAGTGCTATATGGGGAGATTCTAAATTCCTAATGGCGGATAAAAATGTTATTCCTGTAAATACTTCTAAGCTTAGCGAAGCTGTAGAAAAAGCAGAGCGTTTAAAAGAAGAAGATTATGAAAAAGATTCATGGAAAGTACTTCAAGAAAAATTAAGTGTCGGAAAATCTGTTCTAAGCAATGAAAGAGCTGAACAAACGGAAATAGACAATGCTTATCATGATATAAATTCTGCAATTACACAGCTACAAAAATTTAAGGGAAAAAGTCCTGTAATCCATGCTACAGATGTAACTTTTACCGAAGGAAATCAAGTAAATTTTGATGATATTTTAGCTAAAGTTACAGCAACAGATGTTGAAGATGGTGATTTAACCTCAAAAATTACGTATACTACAAACTATGTTGATAATAGTGTAGGTGAGTTTCAAATAGAATATAAAGTAGTAGATAGTAATGGAAATTTGTCAACAAAAATAGTTAAACTAACAGTGACACCAGCTCAAAAAGAGAATTTTGACTATGCAAGTGATATGGAGTGGGTATCAGCAAGATCAGGATGGCGTAGTACTAAAAAGGATTTAACCATTAATAGTACACCGCTTCGTCTCTGGGATGGTGAAAAAGAAGTCACTTATGAAAAAGGTATAGGAACGCATGCTCATTCAGAAACGATTTATGATTTAACTGGCAAAAATTATAGCTTTTTTACAAGTTATGTAGGTGTATCTAGAGAAGCTAATAATAAAGGATCTGTAGCATTTAAAGTTTATGTAGATGGCAAGCTTGTAGAGGAAACGGATGTTATGAAAAAAGATACAGCTCAAAAATTGATGAAGGTGAATATTGCTGGAGCAAAACAATTAAAATTAGTGGTTACAGATGGCGGCAATGGAAAGGGAAATGACGCCGCTATATGGGGAGATGCTAAATTTCTTTATGGTAAATAAAGATGTACTTTCCAAGTCCAACTGACTACTATCCATGTATTAAAAAGGGGACGTTGTGAAAAACACCTCAACCAATAAAAAAACCTGTAGACAAGTCACTTAAAAACTTCTTGTCTATAGGTTTTTCTCTTATAAGTAATAAAAGCGCTGCATTGAGTTATGAAAAATGCTGATGCAAAACATATACGAAGTCCGTTCATTCACTGGATGAGCTTAAGACAGAAAAAATGCGTTTATCCTACTTAAAAAAAGCCCACTACTAATAAAAAAAGCAGAAAAAAATTAGATTAATGTTTCCTTAGCAAACCGTACAAATTCCTGCATGACAGAGGAAAGATGCCCATCTTTTTTCCAAATTAACGCTAATTCCCATTTTATCGTTGGATTAGCAACAGAAATAGATGTAACCTTATCTGTTAGCTCTCTACAAGTACTATCTGGTAAGAAGGTAATCCCAACATTGGATGCTACCATTTCTTCAATGAAATCCAACTGTGATGTCTCCAAAATGATCTTAGGCTCAAATCCTGTATCCTTACAAGCAGACACGATACTTTCACGTAAAGAAAAGTCGTTATTAAACATAATAAAGGATTCTTCTTTCAACTCGTTTAATGTAATCTTCTTTTTATGCGCGAAACGATGGGTAGTTGGGACAATCAATTTTAATCCTTCTTGAATAAATGTATAAGTGGCAAAATCATCCTGTGTAGGTAAAACGACAACTCCAAAATCCAACTCGCCTTCGTTCACCTTTTCTTCAATCCGTTTTGACCCATCTTCTTCCAATTGAAACGTAATATCTGGATATCTTCGATGGAAGGAGGCAATGAATTGCGAAAAGAAAAATGCATTTGTAATCGATGGCAAACCGATACGCATATGACCTTTTTTCAGTTGTTGAAACTGCTCTAAGTCAAATAACATCGCCTGATATTGTTTATCTATTTTTTTAGCATGCTCATGCAATACTTTACCGGCTTCTGTTAACACTAATTTTTTTCGTGAACGGATAAATAATGGAAACCCAAGTTCTTCTTCAAGTGATTTTATAATTCGACTAATCGCTGGCTGGGTGATGTACAATTGATTCGCAGCTTGCGTAAAACTCCCTGTTTTCGTAACTTCCATAAAATACTGTAAATGCTTGATTTCCACTTTCCTTCTCTGCTCCCCCTAAATGATTATTACCTTTTAAAACGAAAATTTGGCTAGCCACGCCTTTAACGAACCTGGTCTAGTTACGTACCTTATCCGTTAATTTCTTCACTGTCGAGTCTGCTTCTACGCTAGATTTCAGATTTTATTGATGTCTAAAGTTACGTTTCACCTCTTGTAACAAAGCGCTTTCTTTTTTAATGGTACACAACAAACTTTTTAGATAACATGTAAAAACAAATTATCTTACCATCGCTAATTTCTGATTAATCATTTCAAAAAAGCGATCCACCATGTTGATACCGATATAATTTTCTAAGCAATAAATACAACATCCGATCATGTCCAATGTCTATTTGCTCTAGACTTGTCACCCTTCTTTCTCCTTGATATAAGCCTGTTTCACTATGAAGCTCATAAAACCCTCCCACGTACTAAGAATAGTCTGGCATTAATATAATAGTAACACAATTATTTTATTTACATCTTTGTGAAGGTTTATAATTATTATTATTATTGCTAAACTATTAATCAAACTTCTTTATTTTTCTGTAACATTTGCGATGGCATTGTAGCTAGACACAGCTTTTTTATATTTTATCTTTACTTTCATCAAATTTTCATATTCCTTTTTTATACTAGGTGAAGATTTGGTATGAACTTGGAGGACAGCATATGCTATCAACTACTGTGTTAATGACGATTGCGATTAATACAATAAGTATTGCTGCTGGTTTAGCTATTTATTATATAAGTAGCAAACTGGGAGTGAACGAAAGAAAAAAAGTAATCGAGCAGTTAACTTCTTATATCATTAATTTTGTCCTTTTTATTTGGCTGGCAAAAATTATTTGGCAATTCCCCTTGTTTATCTCAGATCCTGTTGCTGTATTAGCTTATCCAAGTAATGCCCAAGCCTTTTATTTGGCACTTTTCCTGATACTCATCCAAATAAGCTATCATCGTAAAAAGCGTGGTCTGAATATCCAAGAATTGCTGTTTCATTTTATTCCAGTATTCCTTTCAGCATCTTTCACCTATCAATTTATTGATATCGTTTGGCTTAATAACCAATTTGCTTGAGGAAATTTTCTATTAATGATGTTCTTGCTTCTCTTATTTTTACGTTTACGAGAACGTCTGCAACAGCGTACACTGATCATCACCATCACGTTATGTTGGGTAATCGGAAAGCTGATTCTGAGCAATCTATTGCCATATACAACCATTTTCGGATATATGATCCACCCACTACTTTATATTGTTGTTGGTATGATTTGCATGGTTTTATTTGTAATTAGAAGAAAGAGGGTGTCTTTATGACAGCGACAGCTGATCTAACAATCTGGTTGGCATTAGGGGCGGGAATGCTTTCATTCCTTTCTCCCTGTACATTACCGATTTTTCCGGCGTATTTATCATATATAACCGGAATGAGCGTTAAAGAACTAGAAACAAATCATCATGTCAAAATAAGAAGCAAACTGCTTATTCATGCGATTTTCTTCTTGCTGGGTGTATCACTCATCTTTATCAGCCTGGGAATAGGGGTTTCGTTCTTAGGTCAATGGATACAAGGACTATTAGCTGGGGAATCCGGCGAATTTATCCAACGAATTGCTGGGATTTTTATTATTATCATGGGATTATTTGTTGGCGGCTGGTTAAAAATTACTTCATTTATGAAAGAGAAGCGATTTCAATTCTCGAAAAAACCAGTTGGCTATTTAGGCACTATTTTTGTTGGAATGGGCTTCGCTGCAGGTTGGACCCCTTGTATTGGACCAATTTTCGCGTCCATCTTAGTCGTTGCAGCTGCTAACCCGACACAAGGGGCATGGTATACGCTCTTCTATGTTATTGGTTTTGCGTTGCCATTTCTCATTCTAACCTTTTTCCTCGGTTCAACACGGTGGATTGTTAAATATAGTGGCATTATCATGAAGATTGGTGCAGTTATTATGATTCTTATGGGGATACTATTATTTTTCGGATTAATGCCAAGAATTTCCGCATTTTTATTAAATCTTGTAAAAGATACGTGGCTGGTAAACTTAGGTTAGGAGGAAGTTTTTATGAAAAAAGCGATACTCATTATTATTATTGTAGGAATGTTTGGTTGGGCGCTTTATGATTTTGTTTTTTCCTCAAATGATACGATTCAAGAAACAAACGGCTCAGACAGTTCCGTTTCAGGAAATAAAATAACATCTGAAGTCAATCAAAGCAATGAGACCGAGAAGACAGGCGATGCCAGTGAGGAGGGGCTGGAAGTCGGTAATACTGCTCCTGACTTTAAGCTTCCTACTCTGGAAGGAGAAACAATTCAATTATCCGATCTGCGTGGTGAACGAGTAATGATTAACTTCTGGGCTACATGGTGTCCGCCATGCCGTGCTGAAATGCCTGATATGCAAAAATTTCACGAGAACAAAGATGTCAACATACTAGCCGTAAATTTAACGGAAACGGAGGGAAGCTTAATCAACATCCAAAATTTTGTTAATGATTATGATCTTACATTCCCTATTTTAAAAGATGAGAACACTGAAGTTGCCAACACATATCAAATTCAGCCTATTCCTACTACCTTTATGGTCGATAGTAAGGGAGTAATCCAATTTAAAGCATTTGGCGCAATGAACTATGATTTGATGGTTCAAGAATTTGAAAAAATGGAATAGCAGGTACTGTACGAAAAAACGCTTTACACATGTAGGATCACTATTTGGAACAAGCAATTGCATTATAGTATCATTTCCTCCTCTAACTCGTTAAACTAATGTTGAGGTGAGATCATGAAACAGACAATTATGGTCGTTGAAGATGATAAAATGATACGAAATCTGATACGTATTTATTTAGAAAAAAATGGCTACGAGGTTGTAGAAGCGGCTGATGGCGAAGAAGCAAAGACTGTATTTTTAAAGTATCACCCCTGTCTTATTATTCTTGATTTAATGCTTCCTAAATTAAGTGGTGAAGACTTCTGTAAATGGGTGAAGGAGCTAGAAAATGGGGAAGTCTCTATCATCATGCTGTCAGCAAAAACAAGCATTGAAGAAAAAATAACCGGCTTAAGAATCGGAGCAGACGATTATATGACCAAACCGTTTGATCCAAATGAGCTCATCGCACATATAGAGGCAGTATTACGCCGTACCGGTCAATTTTGCCAAAAGATTGTAAGTAACGGCCTTTGCATCAAACCAAGAAAAGGTGAAGTGCTACTTCATGATGAGCTAATTCAGCTAACAAAATTTGAATTTAACTTGCTTTATGTTTTTATGCAGCATCCTAATATTGTTCTTTCTCGAGAACAGCTTGTCAATGAACTCTACCCTCATTCAGAAAATAACGTGATGGATCGAACCATTGATGCACATATTAAAAAATTAAGAGAAAAAATTGAGGAAGAGCCTGCCAAGCCAAAACGAATTCAAACTGTACGTGGAATGGGGTATAAATTTGTCCAAGCTAATTGAAAAAATAACCAGCTTCCTACCAGTTAGTTTTTTTTGGCGATTAACATTTTTGTATTTCTTAGTTATTGGTGTTGCTTTATTTATTAGTGGCTGGGCACTTTATAACACTGCCTGCTTTTTAGCCGCAGGTGTTGGAAACCTTGATGAACTCAGGCAGCAGCAATTTAATCAAACCTTGTTAAGCTATGTATGGTTATTTGTCGTAATCGCTATTTTCATCGCATCTGCTCTGTACTTTTATTTAACGAAACGCTTATTAAAGCCTATTCGCAGCCTTTTAGAAGCGACTCAACTATTAAAAAAAGGGAAATATCCTAATCCGATCCCCATCGTTAGAAAGGATGAAATTGGTCAGTTAGTCCAACAATATAATGAACTAATCGCACAGTTAAATCGAAATGAAGCAGATCGGAAAAAACTTGTTTCAGATATCTCCCATGAATTTCGCACACCTCTATCCAATCTCAGCGGTTATTTAATGGCTTTAGAATCTGGCGATATCGTCGGAGATCAGAAATTGTATACAGCACTCTACCAAGAATCACAGCGTCTTACCTCCTTATTGGATCAATTTGACCAATTAAAACAATGGGATCAGACTACTGCAAAAACATCTACTAGAAAAGAAATAGCTTCGATAAAACCACTCTTAGAGCAATGCACTTCTATGTTTCAGTGGACATTAAAGCAAGCAAATATGCAGTTAAAACTTCATGTGGAGGCTGCAGATTTATTCATCCACTCAGAAGGAATACAGCAGGTAGTTAGTAATCTATTAGACAATGCAATCCAATATTATAAGGGCTCAGGCACAATTCGTATTCATGGAAGTAAAGAAGGAGCATGGTACAGTATTGCTGTCTCAGGCCCAGGTGTGCCAATACCGGAAAGGGAAAAGGATAAGATTTTTGAACGTTTTTATCGCCTTGAATCATCACGTAGCAGGGACACAGGAGGAGCTGGATTAGGACTCGCAATCGCCAAGGAGATTGTTGAAAAGCACCATGGAAAGATTTGCGTTGCACCTTCCTCTTGTGGCGAGAATACCTTTTATGTAAAACTGCCGTTAAAAAGGGAGATGGGAGGATCTGCGTAAAAGCTTAGGGAGCGATTTATTAAACCTTGAAAATGCTAGCCTCTATTTTTCCCCTAATCTAACTCCTAATGAACGGGTAAACTGCCATTAGAAAAACTTGGCTTGTCGCCAAGCCTTTAGCGAAAGCTGTAGTTTTTCTTATACGATAAAGTGAAGCTTCATTCCGTGGAATGCTTTTTACACGGAATGTTAGTTTGAACGAATCGGGCATTTAGGTGCCGTTTTCTTCCACTTAGACCCTTTTGTACCAACTCAGGATCTTATAGTGGAAGTCCTACGGCACCTTACATGCGGGATAAACTATAAAATTTTATACTTTCCTATTAGTAGAACAAAATGCACATGCTCGGTTAGCAACATACAAACGCCAAGCTTCTGACGAAAAAAAGAGAAACTTCATTCAAGAAACTTTCCTTGTCCTGTAGGCTAAGAACCAATCGGACATTTGACTCTCCGTTATCCCCCATCTAGACTTCTTCGAAAAATTTAAAAGATCTCCGTACAGTCGAAGAAAAAGAAAAAAATACATTCAGATTTCTTTATCATGATGTAGCCAGAAAAGGCAGCCACATGGAATACGGAACCTACACTCGGAATGGCAAAAAAAATATATCTTTACTCTCCTATCAAGATATCTATGACTTTGAAAAAGTAACAGCATTTGTTGGAACAATTGAAATATTTCTAGAAGAAGTGATAATGCTCGAAAAAAAGCATGAATCATCACTTAATGATCTTCCATGAATAATATTTATGGATGAAGATGCACTGGCGTCCCAATTGGTACAAGTTTAGAGAGTTCTAAAACATCCTTGTTATACATCCGTATACATCCATGCGAAACGTCTTTTCCAATTGATGAAGGACGATTTGTTCCGTGGATCCCATAGTGTGGTTTAGAAAGTCCCATCCACATGACACCAAATGGTCCTCCAGGATTAGGCGCCTTATTTACTATTGTATAGGTTCCAACTGGAGTCGGGGTTAGCATTTTACCAACACCAATTGGATATTGCTTTACTACACGCCCATCTTTCAAAAGCGTCAACGTATGCTTTAAGACAGAAACATCAATTAAATATGGCAAACAAAACCACCTCCCTAGCGTATTTTATGTAGAATATGTGATAGAGTGAAACTTGAATTTCGACAGCAAGCAAAGGGTTGATTAATTTGCAAAAAGAAGATGTCATCTTAAAAACGAAACAGTTTGTTTTTCAAGAATTAAATGGGGACGCAAGCGGTCACGATTGGTGGCATATCGTCCAAGTGGCGAAATTGGCAAAAACCATTGCCCTTAAAGAAAGAACAGTCTTTTTATCTGTGAAATGGCAGCATTGCTTCACGATATTGCAGATGAAAAATTGAATAAAAGTGCAGAGAAAGGCTTGTAAAGGGTAGGAAAATGGTTGGAACCTTTTAAAGCTGGATGAAGCACAAATCATGACAATTATTGCTACTATCTCATTAAAGGACGGTGAAGAACCTCCAGTTGAATCGGTGGTAGCAAAAGTCGTTCAAATGCCGATCGTCTCGGGTGCAATCGGCGCCATCGGCGTTGCTCGAACATTTGCCTTTGCTGGTGCAAATAAACAACTTATCTATGATCCTCAAATTGAGCTGAAAACAACAATCACAAAAGAAGGATACCGTAAAATAAATTCAACATCCATTCATTACTTTCATGAAAAACTGTTAAAGCTAAAAGACTTGATAAATACAGATTATGCAAAATAATCGCAGTAGCAAGACATCAATGGATGGAAAGCTTCCAAAGATTTTTTTATCGAATGGGAAGGAAAGTGAACTAAAAAAAATAGGCAATTACATATTCTAAACAATGGAATAGACAGGCTATCTTCTTTTTATTTATTCTAAATCTAAGGAATATAGGCCGAAGAACGTTGCTATTACCTACATCTGAAAAGTCGCAAAAATCAGGGTCTGTCCGATAAGTTCTTAAAAGTAAAGCAGCTAAGAAAATGAAACAAATTTCCTTAGCTGCTTTTTTAAATGGAATCATTTTTATGAAAATAGCGAGCCGAAGACCTGCTACTTTTAGTAAGTTGTGGGCTAATGCCACAATCCCAAACTCGACATGCACCTTGTCGAGCCTCGCAAGGAAAACCTGCGGAACGTCCGATTGCCCTTGTTGTGACCGAACTCACTTTCTACTTCGACTTTGCGCTGAGCGTAGATAGTGGCTTTCTCTTCACATTCAAGGGCTGTTTTTCCAACGCCGATCGGCCCTTCAATAGCAATAAAAGGAATCGTTGTCATTTCTGGCACCTCCCACTCTTTGTACCTAGAACTTTCCTCTATATAGATTTCAAAAGTGCCTATACTAACATTTTTGCACATAATATGAACATGCCAGATAGATTCTTACAAAGTGATTATTGATATTTCACTATAAAAAGTACAGCTTCATGAGTAAACGTGCAACGAAAAAAGAACTTGGCAATGCAGCAATAAAGTAAAATTTCCATCAGTGGGATTTTCTCTTATTCCCCCATACAAGGGGGATCTCAAGCTAAAAGCACGGGTGTCCTCGAAAAAGAAGTTCACTTTTTCTTCGTACGATACTGCTTCAAGAAGCGTTCCTTGTCCTATAGGCTAAGAACCAATCGGACATTTGACTTTCCGTTACCCCCACCTAGCGCTTCTGATTCCTCTTGCTCTGCGAGATGGGGATCAAGACTTGCCAATTAGATGTGGGATATTTTCACATTTCATTGATTTGATTGCTCAAGATATACATGAAATTGCAAACTTCGGAAAATACTAGTGTAAATGAGATCCAAAAGGAGAATTAAAATGAACATAACAAGATACTGCCGATTGGTCCTATTTTTTTCTTGCTTATTTCTTTTCTTATCTGGATGCAACAATAACGAGACAGAACCTTCGAAACAGGAGAGGGACAGCAAGCTGATGACCCATGATGATGAAAATCAGCAACATGTAGAAGAACTTGAAGGAGGATCAGAGTTAGCAAGCAGAGAGCAAACACCGGTATCATTTTGGACATTGCAGCGCGAATATCCTAATAGTATTGCAATTCGAGCAAACAATACAAAAAAGATGGCCATTACCTTTGATGACGGCCCGAGTCAAAAGTACACACCTCTTATATTAGATACGTTAAAAAAACATAACGCAAAAGCAACTTTTTTTATGATGGGATCAAGAGCTGCAGCTTATCCCGATATTGTAAAGCGTATTCATGAAGAGGGGCATGCAATTGGAAATCATTCTTATTGGCACCCAAATTTAAGTGAAGCAAATATTGATCGAATGAAAAAAGAAATTTCAGATACGGAAAATACGATAGCACAAATAGTGAATATAAGACCAAGGCTATTTCGGCCGCCTTATGGCAATTTAACTCGCGAGCAAGTAAAAGTATTAGAACAAATGAATTTATCTGCTATCATGTGGTCAGTTGATTCCTCAGACTGGCAACAGCTTTCCGCTGAACAAATTCAAAAAAATGTCCTAAGCAATATTCACCCTGGTGCCGTTATTTTATTTCATGATGGCGGTCATTGGACACAAGACTTATCTGGTACAGTAGAGGCATTGGATATTATTATTCCGAAACTGCAAAATGATGGTATAGAGCTAGTAACCATTCCGGAACTTTTTCAAATAGAAGGACAAAAATAATATTCGCCTATAGCGAAGCATTAGTGAAGATACTAGCAGTTTGTAAAAAACTCCCTTTTATAAAGTAACATCATAAAGTTAGACCGTACCACTTCTAAGGTCTGAATTCGGTATTGCACCGAGTTCAGGCCTTTTCCTATATTGAACAAATCATTCCTATGCACTCATTATATCCCTACTTGGTGGCCATCCGGAATAGTAGTTGCTTTATTATTAATTATTTCATTTACTAGGTTGCACACAAAATAATACTCGTTTAATAGCGTTTTTCGAAAACAATACTCTATGAGATTGATACTGTTCCATACATATTCTAACTATATGGTTGACCATCCAGTAGGAAAATTATAAGAAAAGCACCTTCAAGTTTAAAGACGGTACTTATCATTAGGACATTTCAGCTTTAAGTCGAAGTACTATTGGTTTTTTATTTTAAATGTTACCATCTGCAGTATTATTTTTTAGCTGGTA
This window harbors:
- a CDS encoding polysaccharide deacetylase family protein, whose product is MNITRYCRLVLFFSCLFLFLSGCNNNETEPSKQERDSKLMTHDDENQQHVEELEGGSELASREQTPVSFWTLQREYPNSIAIRANNTKKMAITFDDGPSQKYTPLILDTLKKHNAKATFFMMGSRAAAYPDIVKRIHEEGHAIGNHSYWHPNLSEANIDRMKKEISDTENTIAQIVNIRPRLFRPPYGNLTREQVKVLEQMNLSAIMWSVDSSDWQQLSAEQIQKNVLSNIHPGAVILFHDGGHWTQDLSGTVEALDIIIPKLQNDGIELVTIPELFQIEGQK
- a CDS encoding L,D-transpeptidase; translated protein: MPYLIDVSVLKHTLTLLKDGRVVKQYPIGVGKMLTPTPVGTYTIVNKAPNPGGPFGVMWMGLSKPHYGIHGTNRPSSIGKDVSHGCIRMYNKDVLELSKLVPIGTPVHLHP
- a CDS encoding LysR family transcriptional regulator, whose amino-acid sequence is MEIKHLQYFMEVTKTGSFTQAANQLYITQPAISRIIKSLEEELGFPLFIRSRKKLVLTEAGKVLHEHAKKIDKQYQAMLFDLEQFQQLKKGHMRIGLPSITNAFFFSQFIASFHRRYPDITFQLEEDGSKRIEEKVNEGELDFGVVVLPTQDDFATYTFIQEGLKLIVPTTHRFAHKKKITLNELKEESFIMFNNDFSLRESIVSACKDTGFEPKIILETSQLDFIEEMVASNVGITFLPDSTCRELTDKVTSISVANPTIKWELALIWKKDGHLSSVMQEFVRFAKETLI
- a CDS encoding cytochrome c biogenesis CcdA family protein, translating into MTATADLTIWLALGAGMLSFLSPCTLPIFPAYLSYITGMSVKELETNHHVKIRSKLLIHAIFFLLGVSLIFISLGIGVSFLGQWIQGLLAGESGEFIQRIAGIFIIIMGLFVGGWLKITSFMKEKRFQFSKKPVGYLGTIFVGMGFAAGWTPCIGPIFASILVVAAANPTQGAWYTLFYVIGFALPFLILTFFLGSTRWIVKYSGIIMKIGAVIMILMGILLFFGLMPRISAFLLNLVKDTWLVNLG
- a CDS encoding sensor histidine kinase, whose translation is MSKLIEKITSFLPVSFFWRLTFLYFLVIGVALFISGWALYNTACFLAAGVGNLDELRQQQFNQTLLSYVWLFVVIAIFIASALYFYLTKRLLKPIRSLLEATQLLKKGKYPNPIPIVRKDEIGQLVQQYNELIAQLNRNEADRKKLVSDISHEFRTPLSNLSGYLMALESGDIVGDQKLYTALYQESQRLTSLLDQFDQLKQWDQTTAKTSTRKEIASIKPLLEQCTSMFQWTLKQANMQLKLHVEAADLFIHSEGIQQVVSNLLDNAIQYYKGSGTIRIHGSKEGAWYSIAVSGPGVPIPEREKDKIFERFYRLESSRSRDTGGAGLGLAIAKEIVEKHHGKICVAPSSCGENTFYVKLPLKREMGGSA
- a CDS encoding redoxin domain-containing protein — translated: MKKAILIIIIVGMFGWALYDFVFSSNDTIQETNGSDSSVSGNKITSEVNQSNETEKTGDASEEGLEVGNTAPDFKLPTLEGETIQLSDLRGERVMINFWATWCPPCRAEMPDMQKFHENKDVNILAVNLTETEGSLINIQNFVNDYDLTFPILKDENTEVANTYQIQPIPTTFMVDSKGVIQFKAFGAMNYDLMVQEFEKME
- a CDS encoding response regulator transcription factor, encoding MKQTIMVVEDDKMIRNLIRIYLEKNGYEVVEAADGEEAKTVFLKYHPCLIILDLMLPKLSGEDFCKWVKELENGEVSIIMLSAKTSIEEKITGLRIGADDYMTKPFDPNELIAHIEAVLRRTGQFCQKIVSNGLCIKPRKGEVLLHDELIQLTKFEFNLLYVFMQHPNIVLSREQLVNELYPHSENNVMDRTIDAHIKKLREKIEEEPAKPKRIQTVRGMGYKFVQAN